The region CAGCACGCCGTCGCCGTCATAGCTGCGGCCCTGGTCGTCGAAGCCGTGGCCGATCTCGTGGCCAATGACCCCGCCGATGCCGCCGTAGTTGATGGCGTCGTCGGCGTTCGGATCGAAGAAGGGCGCCTGAAGGATGGCGGCGGGGAAGACGATCTCGTTGAGCGGCGGGTTGTAGTAGGCGTTCACCGTCTGCGGGGTCATACCCCATTCCTTGCGGTCCACCGGGCCGCCCAGACGGTCCACGTCGCGCTTCCATTCGAAGGCCGACGAGCGGAGCACGTTTCCGTAGAGATCGTCCTTTCTGATGGTCAGGCCCGAATAGTCACGCCACTCGTCTGGATAGCCGATCTTGACCGTGAACTTGGACAGCTTGTCGAGCGCCTTGGCCTTGGTCTCGGCGCCCATCCACGGCAGGGCTTCGATGCGGTCGTGCAGGGCGGCGCGGATATCGGCCACCAGCTTGAGCATCTTGGCCTTGGATTCCGGCGGGAAGTACTGAGCCACATAGGCGCGGCCGACGGCTTCGCCCATCATGCCGTTGACGTTGGCCACACCGCGCTTCCAGCGGGGACGCTGCTCGGGCTGGCCGCTCAGGGTCTTGCCGCGGAAGTCGAACTGGGCGTCGACAAAGGCCTTGGACAGGTAAGGCGCGCCGTCGTCAGCCAAGTGGAACGCCTGCCAGGCCTTCAGGGTCTCAAGCGGGGTCTCGTTGTAGACGGCCACGAACTTGGGGAAGGCGGTGTCGGTGGTCAGGACCACGCTCTGCACGCCACCCAGGCCGGCTGGCGTCAGCAACGCGCCCCAGTCGAAGCCCGGCGCATAAGCGTCGAGCTCGGCGCGGGTCTTGAGCGCATAGGTCTTGTTGGCGTCGCGTTTCTCGATCCGGGTCCAGGTGACTTGGGCCAGCTTGGTCTCGAAATCGACGACGGCTTGGGCGTGCTCGGCTGGCTTGTCCCAGCCCGCCAGGGTCAGCATGGTCTGGACGTAGGCCAGATAGGCGGCCTTCTTCTCGGCGAACTTGGCCTCGAGATAATAATCGCGGTCCGGCAGGCCCAGACCCCCGGTGAGCAGGTACACCGCGTACTTGGACGGGTCCTTTTCGTCGGCGCTGATGTAGCTTGGGAAGATAGAGACAAAGCCCGACGAGTGGGTCTTGCCCATCAGGCCGGTGAACTCGGTCTTTGTCTTCACGGCTCGGATCTGGTCCAGCTCCGGCGCTAGGGGCTTGGCGCCCAGCTGTTCTGCCAGGGCCTCGTTCATGAAAGCGTTATAGGCGTCGCCGATCTTGCCGGCGTCCTTGTCCTGGACCTTGCCGCTGGCCGCGTCCTGAATGATCGCCTGCGAGCGGGCTTCCGACAGCAGGGACAGCTTGTCGAAGTTGCCAAAGCGCGTGCGGTCGGCGGGGATTTCGGTGGTCTCCTCCCACGTCCCGTTGGCATATTTGAAGAAGTCTTCGCCAGGTTTGACGGCGGTATCGCGGCCGCCGAGGTCATAACCCCAGGTTCCGTAGCGCGGGGACTCCAGCGAGGTCGCCGTTCCACCCGAAGCGCCGTCCTGGGCGAGCATATCGAGCGACTGCATATGGCAGAGTGCGTCGAGGCAATCATTGTGTTCGTGGGCCTGAGCGCCAGCGGCGCTGATCAGAAGGGCGCCTGCTGCCGCAGCGCCCAGCCATGCCGTCTTCATTCTTGTCGTCCCGATGATGTTTGCGTGGAGTTGGACGGCCGCAGTTTGCATGGGCCGCCCGCCCCGTTCGGTTACAAATCGTTCATGTTTGGCTAGTGTTGGTGACCACCTGCCGCAGGCATGGTCCGCACAGGAAATTGCAGGGTCTGGCTCGGCGCCTTGGCGAACTTGAGCGTCAGGGTGACCGACGAGCCAACCGTGAAAGGCGCCTTGGGCTTGATGACCATGATGTGCAGACCGCCCGGCTTGAGCTGCGCCGCCTGGCCGGCCGCGAGGGCGATGCCATCCTCCAATTCACGCATGCGCATGATCCCATCCTCCACGCTCATGGTGTGGATTTCGGCGCGGTCCGCCGCCTTGGTCTCGACAGCGACCAGCCGGTCATCGGCGGCCGCCTTCAGGGTCATGTAGCACCCCCCGGCGGGTGCGACGGCGGGCGCGGCCCGACACCATGCGTTGGTGATCGTCACTGAAGGGAGCGCGGCCTCGGCCGCCTTCCCACAGGCGGCGAGCATAAGAACCGGGGCGAGCATGGCGAGAAGCTTGGCGTTCATGACTGTCCTGCTTTGCGGGCGGCGGCGATCAGCCGGCCCGCCAATTGATCGATGACAAGTGCGACGACGAGGGATGCGCCGACAAGGGGGTAGAAGATCGCAAGGGGAGCGACGACGAGGGCGAGACCTCCATAGACGCGCCGGTCAGCGGGAGCGGGCGGCGCCCCGAGGCTTCCTTTGGGCCGGCGCTTCCACCACATGATCAGCGCCGAGCCCCCCATCAGCCAGATGGCGATGCAGGCGCCTAGCATGAGCCATTGGTTGATGCGTCCGTATTGCTGGCCCTGGTGAACGGATATGCCCCATTCGATCGCCTTGGCGGCGGCGCCGAACTGGCCATAGCGGATGTCGGCGAGCACACCACCGCTCACCGGGTCTAGATAGAGCGTGCGGGTGTCCTCAACCTGATCGGGCATGTAGGCGGCGGACCAGGCGGCGCCAGGCTTGGCCGGCATGGACAGCACGAAGGGTGTCCCGAGGCCGGCGTTTCGCACGTTGCCCAGGATCAGCTCGATCGGCGCTTGAGGACCGGTCGATGCCGTGATCCTCTTGCCTTGAAGGGACCATGGCACAGCGCCGTGGTCTGCATGTTCGGCATGGACCTCCGCCGTCGGCGCCTTGGGGCGCCCCAGGCCCGCCGAAGCGGTGATGTCGCGCACCTGCTTTCCCCACACCACCGACCAAGGCATGCCGGTTGCAGCCAGGAATACGATCAAGCCGCCAGCAAACAGGCCGGTCACGGCGTGAAGATCGCGCCAGAACACCCGCTGTCCTGGCGCGCCGCGTAGAGCGACCACGCCGCCCAGGCCCTTGCGCCTCGGCCACCACAAGAAGAATCCCGTGGCCACCAGTACGATGGCCCAGCCCGCGACGATCTCGACCAGCCAGTTGGCCCACGGCGCCACAAGCTCGAGACTATGCAGTCGTTTGATAAACTCCATCACGCCGCCATAGGTGATGGAGCCCGTCACCCGGCCGTCGAAGGGGTCGACGAAGACGGTCCGCTTTTCGCCGTCAGGCTGCTGGATGACGACATGCGCGGCACGCCCCGGCTCTGGCGTGACCAGCCGCACGGCCTTTCCGCCGCTGGCGCGCTCGGCGGCGCTGATCCAGGTGGAAGGCGCGGCCGTGTCGACCCGTGTCTGGACCGCTTCGAAACGGCGATAAACGGCCGTGTCGATCTCGTCCTTGAATAGATAGGCCCCGCCGGTCAGGGCCAGCAGCATCAAGAAGGGGAGCACCAGCAAGCCGGCGTAGAAGTGCCACCGCCAGAAGGCGCGATAGAGCGCTGAAGCCGAGGGCGCCGCAGTGTCGGTTGTTTTGGACATCGAATGTCTCCGTTGGGCGGCGGTCTGGCCGCCGCCCGCTTGGATCAGAA is a window of Caulobacter sp. NIBR2454 DNA encoding:
- a CDS encoding M13 family metallopeptidase codes for the protein MKTAWLGAAAAGALLISAAGAQAHEHNDCLDALCHMQSLDMLAQDGASGGTATSLESPRYGTWGYDLGGRDTAVKPGEDFFKYANGTWEETTEIPADRTRFGNFDKLSLLSEARSQAIIQDAASGKVQDKDAGKIGDAYNAFMNEALAEQLGAKPLAPELDQIRAVKTKTEFTGLMGKTHSSGFVSIFPSYISADEKDPSKYAVYLLTGGLGLPDRDYYLEAKFAEKKAAYLAYVQTMLTLAGWDKPAEHAQAVVDFETKLAQVTWTRIEKRDANKTYALKTRAELDAYAPGFDWGALLTPAGLGGVQSVVLTTDTAFPKFVAVYNETPLETLKAWQAFHLADDGAPYLSKAFVDAQFDFRGKTLSGQPEQRPRWKRGVANVNGMMGEAVGRAYVAQYFPPESKAKMLKLVADIRAALHDRIEALPWMGAETKAKALDKLSKFTVKIGYPDEWRDYSGLTIRKDDLYGNVLRSSAFEWKRDVDRLGGPVDRKEWGMTPQTVNAYYNPPLNEIVFPAAILQAPFFDPNADDAINYGGIGGVIGHEIGHGFDDQGRSYDGDGVLKDWWTAEDAAKFKAQADKLGAQYSAFEPLPGAKVQGGLTMGENIGDLAGLTLGLEAYHRSLNGKPAPVLDGLTGDQRVFLGWAQVWRQKIRDEALRQQVVTDPHSPAYYRVNGTIRNIDGWYKAFDVKPGDAPYIAPEDRVRLW
- a CDS encoding PepSY-associated TM helix domain-containing protein: MSKTTDTAAPSASALYRAFWRWHFYAGLLVLPFLMLLALTGGAYLFKDEIDTAVYRRFEAVQTRVDTAAPSTWISAAERASGGKAVRLVTPEPGRAAHVVIQQPDGEKRTVFVDPFDGRVTGSITYGGVMEFIKRLHSLELVAPWANWLVEIVAGWAIVLVATGFFLWWPRRKGLGGVVALRGAPGQRVFWRDLHAVTGLFAGGLIVFLAATGMPWSVVWGKQVRDITASAGLGRPKAPTAEVHAEHADHGAVPWSLQGKRITASTGPQAPIELILGNVRNAGLGTPFVLSMPAKPGAAWSAAYMPDQVEDTRTLYLDPVSGGVLADIRYGQFGAAAKAIEWGISVHQGQQYGRINQWLMLGACIAIWLMGGSALIMWWKRRPKGSLGAPPAPADRRVYGGLALVVAPLAIFYPLVGASLVVALVIDQLAGRLIAAARKAGQS
- a CDS encoding copper chaperone PCu(A)C, with protein sequence MNAKLLAMLAPVLMLAACGKAAEAALPSVTITNAWCRAAPAVAPAGGCYMTLKAAADDRLVAVETKAADRAEIHTMSVEDGIMRMRELEDGIALAAGQAAQLKPGGLHIMVIKPKAPFTVGSSVTLTLKFAKAPSQTLQFPVRTMPAAGGHQH